Genomic window (Leptospira kirschneri serovar Cynopteri str. 3522 CT):
TAAAACATCTGATACAGCTTCTTTCCGGAAAATCTGGAAAATTTTATTTAAGAACTGGGAAACATTCTTATCTATGTTTAAAAAAAGAAAAAGAAAGTTTGGGACCTATTTTTTTTCAAGGGAAGGAAAAAATTTGGAGTTCCTTTGTGTTTTTAATATTAGAAATCGAAAAGTTTTAGCTCAAGTGTTTACTAAAAAGGAATGCTTCGATACTTTCGTAATTTTCTTGTTCGGAAAGTTCTAAAATTTTTTTTACCAAGATCCCTGCTTGATGTAGTGAAATTGATCGAATGATTTTTCGAATTGGATTTAAAAAAGGAATCGAAACAGAAAGTTCGCGGATACCAATACCGACTAAAAAAATGGTAAAATCAGTATCCGACGCAAGTTCTCCGCAGAGCCCCAGAGGTTTATCGTAATCTCTAGAAACTTCTACGATTCGAATCAAAGCTCTTAAAAAAGAGATATGGTATGGATTGTATAAAGAAGAAACGTGAATGTTGTTTCTATCCACTGCCATGATGTATTGTAGTAAATCGTTCGTTCCTACGGAAAAAAAATCGGCCTCTCTTGCGATTAGGTCTAAGGCGGCAACTGCTGCAGGGGTTTCAATCATGGCGCCGATTTTGATTTTTTTATTGTATCTTTCTTTTTTGGCGCTCAACTTACGTTTGCATTCTTCTAAAAGTTTTCGTGTGCGGGTAATTTCTACAGGACCTGTGATCATAGGTAGTAAAATACTTACATTTCCGAAAGCAGACGCTCGCAAAATCGCTGTTAGTTGTTCGGAGTACCACTCTGGGTTGGATAAAGAATACCTTATTCCTCTATTTCCTAAAAAAGGATTTTCCTCCAGTTCTCCTGTTGAAAATTTGTCGGCTCCGATGTCAAACGTACGGATAATTACTGGTTTATCCTGCATTCCTTCTGCAATTGCCTTATAAGCAAGGAACTGTTCTTCTCCGGAAACGTTACTATCCTGATATTTTAAAAATAAAGATTCGCTTCTAAAAAGTCCTACACCTTCTGCTCCAGACTTGATTGCTTGTTCACAATCTAATTCTGTTTCTAAATTACATTTGATTTTAACTCTGATTCCGTCTTTAGTTATCGCCCTTATTTTTTTGGTTTCGTTTTCTTCCGTGGGATAAGAAGAAGAGAATCCATAGTATTTTATTTCTTCAAGAGTGGGAAAACGAATCGCGTTTCCGGATTCTGCGTCTAAAAAGATAAATTCGTTGTCTTTGACGTGAGAGGAAAAATCTTTCAATCCTACGATCGTAGGGATTCCATAGTTTCTGGCTAAAATCGCCATGTGTCCAGTTTTTCCACCTAAATCGGTTGCGATTCCACGGATGCGAGTTTTATCCATGAGAATCATCTGTGAAGGTGTAAGTTCTCTTGCGACTAAGATCAAATCTTCTTTTAAACCGGATAAAAAAGAGTCCTCTTCTTTTTTACCTGCGATAAATTCAATCAGTCGATTAGAAACGTCTTGGAAATGATCTACTCTTTCTCGGAAGAATTCGTTCTCCATGGCTTTGAATTTTTCAGATATTTCATGGGTGACGTTTTGAACCGCTAGGATTGCATTTTCTCCAAGTTCTAGGATTCTTTTTCGAACCGAGGAGGTAAGGCTAGGATCCGAACAAATCATAGCTTGTGTTTCTAAAATCTCTTGGATTTCTTTTTGATCCGGTCCGGAAGTTTCCAGGGAAGTAATTAAAATTCTTAGGCTATGAAGGCTTTCTTCTAAAGCGACAGAAAACTTTTCTACTTCAATTTCTTTTTCGGATTCGTGAACGTAGGTTCCAGTGAGAATGGTATTTCTTTTCTTTCCGGTTTTTAAGACCTTACCGTATAGTTTTCCCGGAAAGGCTGTAATTCCTGGAAAAGCTGTACGTTTGGAAGGGATCATTCTAGAACGAGTTTCAAACTCGACTACAGAATTCACTAAAAGAAGAATCTGACAATTCTTTTCTGAGTCGGAAATAGAATGAATAAAAGAGACTACAAAATTGTAGTAACTAGATGAAAAAGTTTAAACGACGACAGCCTTTCTTTTGAAGAGTGGAATTCTACGGCTTTTGTATTTGCTGATTTCGTCCCCTGTGACGTTGCTCATCACTAATTTAGCCATGGAAATATCCAGTGCGTGTCCCGCTTTAGAAGCCAAATAATGTCCTATGATCGGACGACCGGCGATGGAAATATCTCCAAAAAGATCTAAAATTTTGTGACGAACGCATTCATTTTCAAAACGGAGTTGCTGGTTTAGATAACCATCTTGAGTGAGTACAATTGCGTTGTCTAAAGAACCGCCCATGGCAAGTCCTCTGGCTTGAAGCGCCTCTACGTCTTTTAAAAAACCAAAGGTCCTTGCAGGTAGAATCTCCTGTTTGATTTTTTCTCTGTCTAAAGAGACAGTAATACTTTGTCCTTTGAGTAGAGGATGATTGAAATCTATCGTATAAGTCACTTTGAGTTCATCACTTGGAAGTAAAACCAGATATTTATCACCGTCTACGACCCAGAGAGGGCTTTGAATATAAATGGGTTCTACGATTTCGGGGTATTCTATGATTCCTGCTGATTCAAGTGCTTGTAGAAAAGGTAGAGAGGAACCGTCCATGATCGGGACTTCTACTGCATCTATTTCCAGAATTAAATCTGTCAAACCGAGTGCATAAACCGCAGCTAAAAGGTGTTCTACGGTTTGGATTTTATGGATTCCATCTCCTAACGTAGTCGCGTTACTGGTATCTACTACATTGCTGAGTTCGGCCGAAATGGATGCTTTTTCTAAACCTTTTCGATATTCAAAAACAATTCCTGTTCCAGACGGGGCGGGGTGAGCGATTAGATTGACTTCTTTGCCGGAATGAAGTCCGATTCCTTTGATTCTAACTGTATCTTGTATTGATCTTCTATATAGAATTTCTTTCATAGTTTTAAATTCTCGATTTCCAATAACGTTCCATCTAAAAGACGGTCTATTTAGGATTTGAAGTTCGTTTTTAACTCTGTTTTTAGAGAGAAAATCGAAAGTCTCCATTTACTATTAAGCAAACTCTATGCCAAAAGATCTATGAAAATTGGTTTTTTAATGTGTTTTAACCCATTGATTTGGGCCCAATCCGACATAATTCAGGTCCCATTTCTTTTATTCTGTCTCATTTTTACAACTGTGTATTTCAAGGGCCACAGGTTATAGTCTCATTGCATTTACCAAGGAAGTTCTTCTCCATTTTGGTGGAAAAACTTTCCGGAATTGCGCAGATTTAAGGATTCAATTCGTTTGATTAAACCTTCAACACTTTCGGTTGTAGAAATTCCTTGTCCACCGCTCATCCGAGTTGCGACCATTCCAGGATGAAAGATTCCGACTGAAATTCCTTGAGGACTTAAGTCTTTGGCTAAACTAACTGCGATTGCGTTCAGTGCGGCTTTGGAAGCACGGTATCCGTAATAAGAGCCAGAGTTATTGTCTGCGATCGAACCCATTCTACTCGTTAAGAAAATTAACTTTGCATTTTGTTTCAAAGAAGAAAGCAAAATCTTTACTACTTTCAAAGGTCCTAAAGCGTTTACTAAAAATTGAGTGAAAACGTTTTCTTCGTCTAAACTTTGTAAGTTGTCCGGGATTAATATTCCGGCGTTATTGATAAGTATATCTATTTTCGTATCTAAAAGTTTAGAAGGTAGATTCTGAATCGAGTTGGAATTTAAAACATCCATATCTTCAAGGATACGAGTCGGTTTTAAGTGAGTTAATTCAGCGGAAGATTTTCTACACAAAGCAAAAACTTGATCTCCTTTAGAAAGAAATTGTTTGGTAAGTTCCAAACCGATTCCTCGATTAGAGCCAGTAATTAAAACGTTTCTTTGAGTCATATTCTAAACTTAACAATATGGATTTGTTCTAAAAGCACTTTTCGATTGACGTTTCGTTCAATTTATTTACATTACTGCTTCTATGAATTACGAGATCATTCACAAACCTTCGTATTCTTTTTTAAAAGTAAAACTATCACCGGGTCAAACTATCAAAGCAGAATCAGGCGCTATGGTTTATATGACTCC
Coding sequences:
- the ptsP gene encoding phosphoenolpyruvate--protein phosphotransferase, with product MIPSKRTAFPGITAFPGKLYGKVLKTGKKRNTILTGTYVHESEKEIEVEKFSVALEESLHSLRILITSLETSGPDQKEIQEILETQAMICSDPSLTSSVRKRILELGENAILAVQNVTHEISEKFKAMENEFFRERVDHFQDVSNRLIEFIAGKKEEDSFLSGLKEDLILVARELTPSQMILMDKTRIRGIATDLGGKTGHMAILARNYGIPTIVGLKDFSSHVKDNEFIFLDAESGNAIRFPTLEEIKYYGFSSSYPTEENETKKIRAITKDGIRVKIKCNLETELDCEQAIKSGAEGVGLFRSESLFLKYQDSNVSGEEQFLAYKAIAEGMQDKPVIIRTFDIGADKFSTGELEENPFLGNRGIRYSLSNPEWYSEQLTAILRASAFGNVSILLPMITGPVEITRTRKLLEECKRKLSAKKERYNKKIKIGAMIETPAAVAALDLIAREADFFSVGTNDLLQYIMAVDRNNIHVSSLYNPYHISFLRALIRIVEVSRDYDKPLGLCGELASDTDFTIFLVGIGIRELSVSIPFLNPIRKIIRSISLHQAGILVKKILELSEQENYESIEAFLFSKHLS
- the lpxC gene encoding UDP-3-O-acyl-N-acetylglucosamine deacetylase, with product METFDFLSKNRVKNELQILNRPSFRWNVIGNREFKTMKEILYRRSIQDTVRIKGIGLHSGKEVNLIAHPAPSGTGIVFEYRKGLEKASISAELSNVVDTSNATTLGDGIHKIQTVEHLLAAVYALGLTDLILEIDAVEVPIMDGSSLPFLQALESAGIIEYPEIVEPIYIQSPLWVVDGDKYLVLLPSDELKVTYTIDFNHPLLKGQSITVSLDREKIKQEILPARTFGFLKDVEALQARGLAMGGSLDNAIVLTQDGYLNQQLRFENECVRHKILDLFGDISIAGRPIIGHYLASKAGHALDISMAKLVMSNVTGDEISKYKSRRIPLFKRKAVVV
- a CDS encoding SDR family oxidoreductase, with the translated sequence MTQRNVLITGSNRGIGLELTKQFLSKGDQVFALCRKSSAELTHLKPTRILEDMDVLNSNSIQNLPSKLLDTKIDILINNAGILIPDNLQSLDEENVFTQFLVNALGPLKVVKILLSSLKQNAKLIFLTSRMGSIADNNSGSYYGYRASKAALNAIAVSLAKDLSPQGISVGIFHPGMVATRMSGGQGISTTESVEGLIKRIESLNLRNSGKFFHQNGEELPW